Proteins from one Megalopta genalis isolate 19385.01 chromosome 1, iyMegGena1_principal, whole genome shotgun sequence genomic window:
- the LOC117223181 gene encoding mitochondrial carnitine/acylcarnitine carrier protein isoform X1, whose amino-acid sequence MIITIKMPEKSVLRYLISRYEKANANYRRKSKRAQNRIFIAGGIGGIFTVLTGHPLDTVKLRLQTMPENYKGTWHAIKTTVLQEGPFSLYKVQILIMPIGSVVSNKGGVMAPLITVVPIFAIGFLGYGYGKDLVADPDQTRLTAGQVLFAGVLSGISTTVVTVPAERIKCLLQFQVKSRIISNKCAKIQSNKCIDEI is encoded by the exons atgataataacaataaagaTGCCTGAGAAGAGCGTACTAAGATATCTGATAAGTAGATACGAGAAAGCAAATGCGAATTATCGACGGAAGAGTAAACGAGCGCAAAATCGTATATTTATAGCCGGTGGGATCGGCGGTATCTTTACAGTTTTGACTGGCCATCCATTAGATACAGTTAAACTTCGGTTGCAAACGATGCCAGAAAACTACAAAGGCACATGGCATGCGATTAAAACAACCGTGTTGCAGGAAGGACCATTTAGTTTGTACAAGGTACAAATTTTAATTATGCCTATTGGGAGCGTGGTATCAAACAAAGGG GGTGTAATGGCGCCCCTTATAACGGTCGTACCGATATTCGCCATTGGTTTCCTGGGATATGGATACGGTAAAGACCTCGTTGCCGATCCAGATCAAACAAGACTTACCGCTGGGCAAGTTTTATTCGCGGGTGTACTTAGCGGTATCAGTACAACGGTCGTCACTGTTCCGGCGGAACGAATCAAGTGTTTGTTGCAATTCCAGGTAAAAAGCagaataatatcaaataaatgtGCAAAAATACAATCGAATAAATgtattgatgaaatttga
- the LOC117223181 gene encoding mitochondrial carnitine/acylcarnitine carrier protein isoform X2: MIITIKMPEKSVLRYLISRYEKANANYRRKSKRAQNRIFIAGGIGGIFTVLTGHPLDTVKLRLQTMPENYKGTWHAIKTTVLQEGPFSLYKGVMAPLITVVPIFAIGFLGYGYGKDLVADPDQTRLTAGQVLFAGVLSGISTTVVTVPAERIKCLLQFQVKSRIISNKCAKIQSNKCIDEI, from the exons atgataataacaataaagaTGCCTGAGAAGAGCGTACTAAGATATCTGATAAGTAGATACGAGAAAGCAAATGCGAATTATCGACGGAAGAGTAAACGAGCGCAAAATCGTATATTTATAGCCGGTGGGATCGGCGGTATCTTTACAGTTTTGACTGGCCATCCATTAGATACAGTTAAACTTCGGTTGCAAACGATGCCAGAAAACTACAAAGGCACATGGCATGCGATTAAAACAACCGTGTTGCAGGAAGGACCATTTAGTTTGTACAAG GGTGTAATGGCGCCCCTTATAACGGTCGTACCGATATTCGCCATTGGTTTCCTGGGATATGGATACGGTAAAGACCTCGTTGCCGATCCAGATCAAACAAGACTTACCGCTGGGCAAGTTTTATTCGCGGGTGTACTTAGCGGTATCAGTACAACGGTCGTCACTGTTCCGGCGGAACGAATCAAGTGTTTGTTGCAATTCCAGGTAAAAAGCagaataatatcaaataaatgtGCAAAAATACAATCGAATAAATgtattgatgaaatttga
- the LOC117223179 gene encoding SREBP regulating gene protein, with amino-acid sequence MPSCGGLFRIIRRRLVLGLIFALSLTYCAFSLFRNERKTLTLDNDLDDMDAMMVNDNNDDLISDDEVLMDQLKASGKPLLWQATLDQETNDNQINVEAIPNLNDSEVVAQPCRNSVQGKALIVDERGIVCGRQDILPNGCCSIEEKNYKNEEAPVVKRERYSCKTCNVQGCCAIYEYCVSCCLHPGKQIKGRKDMLLGLLRDNHKVHRDQDVVKKRLRNLDRFQICLAACRTSSASVRHENTYKDPHSKHCYALQPPYTHQRHRRDSDSLNNNGDNSVVVASFSVMPLLTLLPPLCLIVYPSNDSILLPCKYYTSVLINYYYHVEPP; translated from the exons ATGCCGAGTTGCGGCGGTCTGTTCAGGATCATTAGACGCCGCCTCGTACTCGGACTGATATTCGCTTTGTCGCTCACCTACTGCGCCTTTTCATTGTTTCGTAACGAG AGGAAAACGTTAACTCTAGATAATGACCTGGACGATATGGACGCTATGATGGTCAATGACAATAACGACGACCTAATCTCCGACGACGAGGTGTTGATGGATCAATTAAAAGCATCTGGCAAGCCTCTGCTTTGGCAGGCTACTCTCGACCAAGAGACAAACGATAACCAGATAAACGTAGAGGCGATACCTAACTTAAATGACAGCGAAGTTGTAGCTCAACCTTGCCGCAACTCTGTCCAG GGAAAAGCTCTCATCGTGGACGAGCGTGGTATCGTCTGTGGCAGACAAGATATTCTGCCGAACGGCTGTTGTAGCATAGAAGAAAAGAATTACAAGAACGAGGAAGCCCCTGTGGTAAAAAGAGAGAGGTATAGTTGTAAAACTTGCAATGTGCAAGGGTGCTGCGCGATTTACGAGTATTGTGTGTCCTGCTGCTTACATCCCGGCAAG CAAATAAAAGGCAGGAAGGACATGTTATTAGGGCTGCTGAGGGACAACCACAAAGTGCACAGGGACCAAGATGTTGTGAAGAAACGCTTGCGCAACCTGGACCGTTTTCAAATTTGTCTGGCTGCGTGTCGCACCTCGAGTGCCAGCGTTCGTCACGAGAACACCTACAAAGATCCTCATTCGAAACATTGTTACGCCCTCCAGCCGCCGTACACCCATCAAAGACACCGTCGTGATTCTGATTCGCTAAATAATAATGGCGACAACTCCGTTGTCGTTGCATCTTTTTCTGTCATGCCGTTACTCACCCTTCTCCCTCCTCTCTGCCTCATCGTCTACCCGAGCAACGACTCGATTTTGCTACCGTGCAAATATTACACCTCTGTCTTGATCAACTACTACTATCACGTGGAGCCCCCATGA
- the LOC117223180 gene encoding phytanoyl-CoA dioxygenase, peroxisomal isoform X1, which yields MNVQILFRLCATASWRRLSLKMSNSIRYTKENESLTQEQRMFYEKKGYLVFPRLVPQHILDKCHKRFDDIVSGKAPRSGITVMYDVKDRKSVNKIQDIAGDDVFCEYIKHKNVLDIVEAVTGPNIMAMHSMLIAKPPDVGFQTSKHPPHQDLYYFPFRPVDLIVASWTAMERCTIENGCLYVAPGTHAIDRLLRHDYPPGAKPGSVNKFYHGILDLPESINWVQLEMEPGDTVFFHPLLIHGSGVNMSQKTRRAISCHYAAAECHYIDVTQTVQNNIATEIKSHVTSISPGIEMKYEDLWRFKAKLVRGMKSSL from the exons GAGACGTTTGTCGCTGAAGATGTCCAACAGCATTCGTTACACGAAGGAGAACGAGTCTCTGACACAGGAGCAACGGATGTTCTACGAAAAAAAAGGATATCTGGTGTTCCCCCGACTTGTGCCGCAACATATACTCGATAAATGTCACAAAAG GTTCGACGACATCGTTTCTGGCAAGGCTCCACGCAGTGGAATAACCGTGATGTACGACGTGAAGGACAGAAAATCGGTCAACAAAATACAGGACATAGCTGGGGACGACGTTTTCTGCGAGTACATCAAGCACAAAAATGTCCTCGACATTGTGGAAGCCGTCACCGGTCCAAACATCATGGCTATGCACAGTATGCTGATCGCGAAACCTCCCGATGTCGGATTCCAGACCTCCAA ACACCCGCCTCACCAGGACTTGTATTACTTCCCGTTCCGGCCAGTAGACCTGATAGTGGCCTCATGGACTGCCATGGAACGTTGCACCATTGAGAATGGATGTCTTTACGTGGCCCCAGGTACACACGCAATCGATCGTTTGCTGAGACACGACTATCCCCCGGGAGCAAAGCCAGGATCAGTCAACAAATTCTATCATGGCATTCTG GACCTACCTGAGTCGATAAACTGGGTGCAACTGGAAATGGAACCGGGCGATACAGTGTTTTTCCATCCCCTATTAATCCACGGATCCGGCGTGAACATGAGCCAGAAAACCAGACGGGCCATTTCTTGCCATTACGCGGCTGCAGAGTGCCATTACATCGAC GTGACGCAAACTGTGCAGAACAACATTGCGACGGAGATAAAGAGCCACGTAACCAGCATCTCCCCCGGTATCGAGATGAAATACGAGGACTTGTGGCGTTTCAAGGCCAAACTAGTGCGCGGGATGAAGTCCTCTCTCTAA
- the LOC117223180 gene encoding phytanoyl-CoA dioxygenase, peroxisomal isoform X2 has product MSNSIRYTKENESLTQEQRMFYEKKGYLVFPRLVPQHILDKCHKRFDDIVSGKAPRSGITVMYDVKDRKSVNKIQDIAGDDVFCEYIKHKNVLDIVEAVTGPNIMAMHSMLIAKPPDVGFQTSKHPPHQDLYYFPFRPVDLIVASWTAMERCTIENGCLYVAPGTHAIDRLLRHDYPPGAKPGSVNKFYHGILDLPESINWVQLEMEPGDTVFFHPLLIHGSGVNMSQKTRRAISCHYAAAECHYIDVTQTVQNNIATEIKSHVTSISPGIEMKYEDLWRFKAKLVRGMKSSL; this is encoded by the exons ATGTCCAACAGCATTCGTTACACGAAGGAGAACGAGTCTCTGACACAGGAGCAACGGATGTTCTACGAAAAAAAAGGATATCTGGTGTTCCCCCGACTTGTGCCGCAACATATACTCGATAAATGTCACAAAAG GTTCGACGACATCGTTTCTGGCAAGGCTCCACGCAGTGGAATAACCGTGATGTACGACGTGAAGGACAGAAAATCGGTCAACAAAATACAGGACATAGCTGGGGACGACGTTTTCTGCGAGTACATCAAGCACAAAAATGTCCTCGACATTGTGGAAGCCGTCACCGGTCCAAACATCATGGCTATGCACAGTATGCTGATCGCGAAACCTCCCGATGTCGGATTCCAGACCTCCAA ACACCCGCCTCACCAGGACTTGTATTACTTCCCGTTCCGGCCAGTAGACCTGATAGTGGCCTCATGGACTGCCATGGAACGTTGCACCATTGAGAATGGATGTCTTTACGTGGCCCCAGGTACACACGCAATCGATCGTTTGCTGAGACACGACTATCCCCCGGGAGCAAAGCCAGGATCAGTCAACAAATTCTATCATGGCATTCTG GACCTACCTGAGTCGATAAACTGGGTGCAACTGGAAATGGAACCGGGCGATACAGTGTTTTTCCATCCCCTATTAATCCACGGATCCGGCGTGAACATGAGCCAGAAAACCAGACGGGCCATTTCTTGCCATTACGCGGCTGCAGAGTGCCATTACATCGAC GTGACGCAAACTGTGCAGAACAACATTGCGACGGAGATAAAGAGCCACGTAACCAGCATCTCCCCCGGTATCGAGATGAAATACGAGGACTTGTGGCGTTTCAAGGCCAAACTAGTGCGCGGGATGAAGTCCTCTCTCTAA